The Chitinispirillales bacterium ANBcel5 genome includes the window TGACTTTTTAAAATAAAACTTTAGCTGAGAGTTTTAATGCAAAGACCCCCTCAACTAAACAATAGCTGATGAAGTTCTACTATCCCCATACTAGAAGTATATCAGTGTATTTCCTCAAGAAGAGATTCGATTTGAGAGCGGGAATAAAAACGACTTACTCTGTTGATATTATCTTCATTTAGGGTATACGCATAATTGAAAGTAACTGAAGATAGGGAGTTTTGGGACAGAGAATCTAAAAATGAGAAAACGGCAAGTTCAATCCCGAGAGTGTCATTGTTTTCGATCTTGGAGCCTGTAAGTACCTTTAAGGTGGCACTGTTATCTTTAATGGTGCATTCAGCTTTGAACTGACCAACCTGGATACGGAGTTTATCTTCAGGCAGAGGTTCAACACTTTTTTCTACAGTAGTGTCAGTAACTGTTTGCAGCACAGGAGAGTCGTGACCTAACACCATAATTAATGAGATAAACACGATAGCAGCTAAAGTTATATAAAAGAAAAACCCGGTAATTAACTTACTATCGGACCTGGCGGAAATTTTTCCTCCAGCACTTGAAACATACTGCACCAGCGCATCTTCTATGAATTTATCTTTGCGTGGAATGATAATAGTATGGAATACCCCACCGGGTTTAAGAAGAATAAAGCTTCTTAAAAACACAATCTCATTTATAACATCCCACTGCCCTTCCACCGATGCTTGATTAGTACCCAGAGAAAACCCTTCATCATTTATTTGAAAATTAATCATGCGTTGAGGCAGCTCTTTCCACAGCTGGACTTGCCTGTTGACTTTAATGAACCACCAGCAAAACCAGAAAACTGGTGTGGCTGCACTAATAACCCCAAAAATATTGATATTTCCGGTTATACCCTGATAAACAGCAAAGGAGGGGAAAGAGAGAATGATCAAAACATACTGGAACTGCTTAAGAAAAAGGTATTGTAGTGAAGCTTTCCAGATTGTTGAAGAATCGTAGCAGCAAGTAATTTTCATGCTACCTCTCTTTTAAAATATGTAGGACAATGCTAATCCTTAACTTTCTTCCTTTTTCTGCTCCCGTTTTAAATTGTCACAACCCAGACAATAACTTTCAAACTGCTTTCTCCATTCCCGTGTCCAGTCTGCAATATCGGGTGAGGGGGATAATTTGCACAGAAACCGCTCCTCTTCATGGCGATGTTCCATAGCTTCGGAGGCAAGCCGGGCAAGCTTGTTTTTGTACTCCTTACTTACCTCTATTGGTAGTGTCTCCTGAGCATAGGCTTCGATGGCAAGGAGGTGTTTTCTGATACACAACTCCCCCTCGGTGTGGCAGGGACAGGCCTTATCGGTTTCGTGCCCCTGTAAAAGAATAAGCTCTTTTATAAGCTGCTCATACTGCCATTTAAGGATTGGTTTCACGTTGTTATCCTTTCTGTTAAACACAAACCTGCAATTATTCAGCCAATTTTAATAGACACACTTCAGGATATACCGGTTGTGTTTTAAAGATCTGTACGCTCAAAAAGCATACCACCCGGGTACTGAAAACCTCTAAACGGCTCTCTACCCGGGTGCAGATGGCATTTGGAAACCTGTGGCTATACCAATTATTTCTTAAGAAGGGGATTCGGTAAAATTAGGGAGAGTTGATTTAAGGCCATTACCCACATCGGCTCCGGAAACGGATTGAAAGGTCCTTAACCCAAACTCGGGCAGAATGGCTAACAGATGATCGAAGATATCTGCCTGAATCGACTCATACTCAACCCACACTGTACTTTTGGCGAATACATAAAGCTGCAGCGGCAGTCCCTGTGGGGTGGGTTCGAGTTGCCTTACCAGTTGTATCATTCCCTGATGCACTTTCTGATGAGAACGAAGGTAAGCAATACAGTAGGCTCTGAATGTTCCAATATTCGTAAGCTTTCTGCCATTAGAAAGGCAGGAAAGGTCTTCATCTGCAAACTCTTGTTCATTGGACTTTTCTATTTCTGAAATTTTATGCCTCAGGTAGGGTTTAAGAAGTTTAATTTTCATCAACCTATCCACATCCAGGCTACTTAGGAATTCTATTGAGCTTAGATCGATATGAATGGAGCGCATTATTCGCCGACCGCCCGATTCGGTCATTCCACGCCAGTTTCTAAATGATGAACTAACAAGCTCATAGGCCGGTATCGCTGATATGGTCATGTCAAAATTGCGTATCCGTACGGTTGTAAGAGAGATATCTACTATATCCCCATCTGCACCATGCTTTGGCATCTCTATCCAGTCCCCTTTTCGTACCAGATCCATGGTGGAAAGCTGAATTCCTGCAACGAGACCAAGAATAGAATCCTTAAATATCAAAAGTAAAATAGCAGTGAATGCTCCCAGACCGGAGAGAAAATAGAGAGGACTTCTGTCTGCTAACTGACTGATTAACAGTATAATGCAAAAAAGAGCTCCTACCACTTTAAATGCCTGAATAAAACCCCGTATACCGATCCTTTTGGATACTTCGTACCGCTCATAGCCATCCCGTACAGCACTTAAAAGCGCTTCATAAACACCAAAAGCGACGATTATGTAATAAAGGTTAAGCATTTTGGAGAGATTGGTAAAGGCTTGAGTTGTTTCACTAAAAACAAACGGTAAGCCAAAACTTATCACTGTAGCAGGGATAAAATGGATGGCGCGGTGAATTACCTTGCACTGGATCAAAATCTTATCCCAGCGTGTGGCACTCTTTAACTTCATGTTTTTTAAGGTTTTAACACTATAACGTCGAGCAATAAAATGAAGAACCAGAGCAATCGTTGCCAGTAATAACAGAGGAAGTAGAAAGTCTGGTAGCTTTATGTTCAATAACGATTCGGGCATAAAAACTCCAAAAAATAACGGATTGAAAAAAGTAAAATGCAATGAGGTTAAAAGAGAAAAATACTAAATGGTAATAAAGATACTACTTTTTGAGAAAAAAGGATATTGCAAGTACGGTTAGTGGCATTTTATACCCATGAATAGATTTAAAATCCTGCTTCAGCCTTTTTCTTTAAAACAAAAAGAGCTTACAGTACGAACTTTGTTTTGCTAAAAACACCCGCAAATTTCTTCTGCAGATGTGTATATTGTATTTTTGTTGGCTATTCAGGCAAACAGAGAGTCTTTGAAAAGAAAAAAGAGAGAGGCTATTGATGAAATTTTTAATTCCGCTTTTAACAGCAGCAATAAGTGCTATATCGGTGTATTACTTTCTTGAGCATGGGGTAGAACGGGAAGTCATAGAACCGCAGCGTTTAAAGGTTGAGTTTACCAGCCAGGCCGTTGAGCACAGGCTCCAAGAGGTGAAAAAGGATATTCGAAACCGACTGAACTACTTTGCTCAACAGATTGCATCTGACAGAGATTTTGCAATGAGACTTCTTGCAGAACAAAACCGCTCTGCTCAGACAGTCACACGGGCTGCGGTAAAATTTCGTGATCCAATGGGCTTCTCTCTTCTTGAGATTCTGGACTCCGATTATGTGATCCTTTCAAGCGGACATTTTCCGGCAAATGCAGGAAACAGCGCTGAATCAAGAATACGGCAGCTCTCTGAACGGGTTTCGGTGCTGCGAGAGGAAACAATGGGTGAAACTCACCTTACACTTCAGGCAAAAGCTCCCTTTAGCATTGCAGATATACCGTTTTATGCTACCGGTGGGGTAAAAATTGATGAAGAGTTTCTGGAAAATCTCGCGACCGTTAAAGGTACCAAAGTCATTGTAAAAGATGGTGATTCTGTTTTGGGTATGGATGTTCAATCAATAGAGCACACAGAAGATGAAAGTATACTGTTAATAGATGATACCGAGTACTATGCATCATCGATTCCTTTGCATTCAAGTGACGGTTCTAAAGTCTGTAGTTTAATAGTTATAGTAGAAAAACAGTAAATGGAATTAAGCAGAGTTTTCGAAGTCCTGCGTATCATTTTTCCGGTCTTTGCCCTTATGGGCGTGGGAAAAGTGCTGCGTGTGAAAAACATCATGGATGCCGGTAATCAGAGATTTTTAAGTGATCTGGCCTACTTTTTTGCGCTGCCGGCACTCATATTCGCTGAACTGGTAACCCAACCATTCGGGGAGCTGCTTAATCCTGTTGTGATCTTTGGGACCATAATTGCCCTTAGTCTGGTATTTATACTGTACACTGCCGGTGTTTTACTATTTCGCCCCAGAAGAAATATCGCCTCTGCAGTAATTTTTGGATCACTGTGGGCCAATGTAGCCTACATGGGTTTCCCCCTGATATCAATTGCTTTTGGGGATGACCAGGGACTGGTGATGGCGGCAGTGGTAAATGCAATCTCGATGCCTCTGTTTGTAACTGTTTCTTTTATAGTGATGGGGCTTTTCAGCGGGCGGGAAGATAGTGGTTTTTTGAACAGTGTTAAAGGAGCAGTAATTAACCCTGTGATAATTGCCGCTGTTCTGGGTCTCTTTGTCTCATGGTTACTAAGTGCACTTGGGTATAACGGTGTATCGGAAAAGCAGCCCCCTCTCCTACTTGCACAAATTGGCTCTGCTGTACACACCTTTTTTAAACTTACCGGAACAATGGGATTGCCACTTGCGCTTCTTGCTGTAGGTGGTACACTAAGCTTCGATTCTGTAGGGAAAAATTTTCTGCCACTTTCTCTTACCATTGGTGGTAAACTGATTTTGCTACCTCTTGTAACCTACTTTGTTATACAAATAATTTTTCCATCCGCTCAATCAACGGCAATCAGTGTGGCTGTGGTACTTATGGCTACTCCGGTTGCGGTTGCCAGTTCTGTTGTTTCAGTCAGATATAATGTTGAAGAGCAGTTTGTATCTTCACTACTTGCTATCAGTACTGCCTTGAGTGCGGTTACCTTACCGATATGGCTTTATTTTCTTTTGTAAGAATCGACCTGATTATTTAAAACAGTGTAAATACCCGTCCCTTTCCAGATGATTTATACGAATACTGCTGAGGGGCGCTTCCATCACCCCAATCGATGGTAACATTAACCGTTCCGCGCAACGGCAGCACAATCGTGGTTCCCTCAGAGAGCCGGGTATCAAATTCAAGGGTTAAAGAGTGGGTGGAAAAAGCAAGCAGTAGAAGTAAGGTGAGAATGTAGGTGAGTTTCATTGTTTGTACTCCCTGATCGAATGTTTGTAGTGCGCTAATTTTCTATGAATTGTGTGCCTATAAGCCATAAGCAGCAAGGTGAACAGTTACCACGCTGTCCACCTACTGCTTTTTACAACTAATAAGTACTATTTACTAATTTGTTCAGAGTCACCTTGTTACCGCTATCAATGTACTCTTACGCCGCTTTCCGTATGTATCGTTAAACGTTACAACCACCATGTAGGTTCCTGTACCTACAACTCTTCCGTTTCTGTTGCGACCGTTCCAACTGACCTGATAACCACCTTCAATAAACGTGAACGCCTCACTGCTAAAAACAACCGAGCCAAGCGGGTCGTAAATCCTCAGACGTGCATTCTCTATATCGATATTGTTGTATATGATCTCCTCAGGTTCCAGCCGTGCTGTGATTGTCTCACCGTATGAGATGTTAAACGGACTTGGTCCGGCTGATAAGGTCCACTCTGTTTTTGGATAAACCACTTCCAGTGGAACATATCGGTTCAGAGGGTTGTTCTGGGCATTGCCCAACAGATCTTCAATTGTGTGAGGGGCAATGCGGATACTGTCTCCACTCACTGGGTACCGGACATGAGATGTGTTGCGGAAGATAAAATCGGCTGAAGCTCCTCCCCGGGAGCGAAGGGTAATGTTTTCAAGTGTATAGAGAGTGTCCTGAAGTCTGAGAAGAGAAAAGTAGTGATCGTGATCAGCGATGGTTACCCGTTCGCTAAAGACCACTCGCAGCGTATCAAAGGTGTTTGTACCGTCGCCCCGGTTTCTTGCGGGAAATACCTGAGCCGTTAAGAGTACCGGTGCTGCTCTGTCTTCAACAAAAATTTCCCGGTGTACTTCGGGGGATAACTCATACCCCACAATCGCTTTCATTAAACCCGATGTTGCCACTTCGGCTGCTGCTTTTAAATCCTGGGGAAGGGTGATTTTTACTGTTGACGCGTTTTTGACGGAAAGGTCCTGTTCCTGAGCGGTGAACGTTTGTCCGGCCCATTCGATAGTAAATGTCAGGTCGTTAGCAGTTACAGAGCGGTTAAACTCCACATACACTGCATCCACAAAGCCATTTCCGCTCTCATCCTTATACCAGCCTGCCACAGGCTCAGGTAACGTGGCGCTAACAGTGACCGGTCTGTTTTCCGGGTGTACTCTTTTATTGTTTGCACCAACCACGGGTCCTCCGTTTTCGAAAGGGAGTAAGCGCAAAAGATCACCGGCTTTTATCGTGCGCCCCTCAGTGGAGGAAACGATCACCAGGGCAGCACTGTCGCCGGGTGTTGGCAGTAGTTCCACCACAGCGATTGAGGTGGTGTCTTCCGTCCCCCGGCTTATGAGCTGAAGAGAATTGCCTGAAAGCGAGGTGTGTTCTATTGCCGTTTGAAATGAGAGGAGCAGTGTATCGGTTGGATCATCCACATTTTCGAGCAGGTGTGCACCTGTCAGATATGGTGAGCTCAGGGTCATAGCAGCGGTAATCGTTACATCGTGCCGGGGCATGGTGACAAGGGTCGTCATCTCGTGGGTGTTCTCTATTATATCCGGATTATCGGTTTGCCATTCGATAAAGGTGTGGTAGATGTCGGGCTGTACGCTGATCTCAACAGTTTCCCCGGCAGGAAAA containing:
- a CDS encoding mechanosensitive ion channel encodes the protein MPESLLNIKLPDFLLPLLLLATIALVLHFIARRYSVKTLKNMKLKSATRWDKILIQCKVIHRAIHFIPATVISFGLPFVFSETTQAFTNLSKMLNLYYIIVAFGVYEALLSAVRDGYERYEVSKRIGIRGFIQAFKVVGALFCIILLISQLADRSPLYFLSGLGAFTAILLLIFKDSILGLVAGIQLSTMDLVRKGDWIEMPKHGADGDIVDISLTTVRIRNFDMTISAIPAYELVSSSFRNWRGMTESGGRRIMRSIHIDLSSIEFLSSLDVDRLMKIKLLKPYLRHKISEIEKSNEQEFADEDLSCLSNGRKLTNIGTFRAYCIAYLRSHQKVHQGMIQLVRQLEPTPQGLPLQLYVFAKSTVWVEYESIQADIFDHLLAILPEFGLRTFQSVSGADVGNGLKSTLPNFTESPS
- a CDS encoding AEC family transporter, with product MELSRVFEVLRIIFPVFALMGVGKVLRVKNIMDAGNQRFLSDLAYFFALPALIFAELVTQPFGELLNPVVIFGTIIALSLVFILYTAGVLLFRPRRNIASAVIFGSLWANVAYMGFPLISIAFGDDQGLVMAAVVNAISMPLFVTVSFIVMGLFSGREDSGFLNSVKGAVINPVIIAAVLGLFVSWLLSALGYNGVSEKQPPLLLAQIGSAVHTFFKLTGTMGLPLALLAVGGTLSFDSVGKNFLPLSLTIGGKLILLPLVTYFVIQIIFPSAQSTAISVAVVLMATPVAVASSVVSVRYNVEEQFVSSLLAISTALSAVTLPIWLYFLL